Proteins encoded in a region of the Corynebacterium breve genome:
- the odhI gene encoding oxoglutarate dehydrogenase inhibitor Odhl: MSENTGTPEAQVETTSVFRADLLKEMENGASSASTTQGVENLPEGAALVVVKRGPNAGARFLLDQDTTTAGRHPEADIFLDDVTVSRRHAEFRRNEGEFEVVDVGSLNGTYVNREPRNSQTLSSGDEIQIGKFRLVFITGEQ; this comes from the coding sequence ATGAGCGAGAACACCGGAACTCCGGAAGCACAGGTAGAAACCACATCGGTTTTTCGTGCCGACTTGCTGAAGGAAATGGAGAACGGTGCAAGTTCCGCCTCCACCACCCAAGGTGTTGAAAACCTGCCTGAGGGCGCAGCACTTGTCGTCGTAAAGCGTGGTCCCAATGCTGGTGCCCGCTTCCTTCTAGACCAGGACACGACCACGGCAGGCCGCCACCCAGAAGCTGACATCTTCTTGGATGATGTCACTGTGTCTCGTCGTCACGCAGAGTTCCGTCGCAATGAGGGCGAATTTGAAGTAGTCGATGTGGGCTCCCTGAACGGCACCTACGTGAACCGTGAGCCACGTAATTCCCAGACTCTGTCTTCTGGCGACGAGATCCAGATCGGCAAGTTCCGCTTGGTTTTCATCACTGGTGAGCAGTAG
- the ftsR gene encoding transcriptional regulator FtsR produces the protein MSIGVVIERLRGEFPDVTVSKIRFLESEGLITPQRTDSGYRRFTEDDVDRLRYILVTQRDNYLPLKVIREQLEAMDSGQVTAVLSAADAEPIISADNFRAPAPTRLTDVDVADQANTDLGTVAELTKVGVISPDGSGLYNPDDVRIVTTALALQEFGFDLRHLKSLRTMASRQADLIAQVASPIAKSHKATAKQQAEELGQQLTALVVSLHASLVKKELRDQLD, from the coding sequence ATGTCTATTGGTGTCGTCATCGAACGACTGCGGGGCGAATTTCCCGACGTTACCGTTTCTAAGATCCGCTTCCTCGAATCCGAAGGTTTGATCACGCCTCAGCGTACGGACTCTGGCTATCGTCGTTTTACTGAAGATGATGTCGATCGGTTGCGCTATATTCTGGTTACCCAGCGCGATAACTACCTGCCGCTGAAAGTCATCCGCGAACAACTTGAAGCGATGGACTCCGGGCAAGTTACTGCTGTGCTCAGTGCGGCAGATGCCGAGCCGATTATTTCGGCAGACAACTTTCGTGCGCCTGCTCCTACGCGTCTAACCGATGTCGATGTTGCCGACCAGGCAAACACTGACTTGGGCACAGTCGCTGAGCTCACCAAGGTCGGTGTCATCTCACCAGATGGCTCTGGGCTGTACAACCCAGACGACGTTCGCATCGTGACTACCGCTTTGGCACTTCAAGAATTCGGATTTGATCTGCGCCACTTGAAGTCATTGCGCACAATGGCATCTCGCCAGGCGGACTTGATCGCGCAAGTAGCTAGCCCAATCGCGAAGTCACATAAAGCTACCGCGAAGCAACAGGCTGAGGAGCTTGGCCAGCAGTTGACCGCGCTCGTCGTCTCACTGCACGCCTCCCTGGTTAAGAAAGAACTGCGCGACCAGCTGGACTAA
- a CDS encoding bifunctional nuclease family protein translates to MTTVPLAYYGVHTLGPENFLCALLRWEERGRIIPVWLPPVEGSRLAVADAEWDPDRPDSHDLLTEIIERSTSGVKSIEISSYYNGTFVATVELEDGEEYDARLSDALILASKLNLLVDADEAVLNQASMWISESDAHEFFGLDLPETNNEEETSASGDAKADADFASLMRSMGVDASDIAIDLQGTDDTDVTDGSNGVEDDKDEI, encoded by the coding sequence ATGACTACAGTCCCATTGGCATACTACGGTGTTCACACTCTCGGCCCAGAAAACTTTCTTTGCGCATTGCTGCGTTGGGAAGAACGGGGTCGGATTATCCCAGTTTGGTTGCCGCCAGTGGAGGGCTCTCGTTTAGCAGTCGCGGATGCCGAGTGGGATCCGGATCGCCCCGACAGTCATGATCTCTTGACGGAAATCATTGAACGATCCACTTCTGGAGTGAAATCAATCGAGATCTCCAGCTACTACAACGGTACTTTCGTTGCCACCGTTGAACTCGAAGATGGGGAAGAGTACGACGCTCGGCTTTCCGACGCACTGATTCTAGCCAGCAAGCTTAATCTCTTGGTGGATGCAGACGAGGCGGTGCTCAATCAAGCTTCGATGTGGATCTCAGAATCCGACGCTCATGAGTTCTTCGGCCTAGATCTCCCAGAGACCAACAATGAAGAAGAAACATCGGCGAGCGGCGACGCAAAAGCTGATGCAGATTTTGCGTCATTGATGCGTTCGATGGGTGTCGATGCAAGTGATATCGCCATTGACCTGCAGGGCACGGATGATACAGATGTTACAGATGGTTCCAATGGGGTAGAAGATGACAAGGATGAGATTTAA
- a CDS encoding MerR family transcriptional regulator yields the protein MTTNSFDHDDAIDQPVQESLFDLGPSDEVGYRVPIACQVAGITYRQLDYWARTDLVKPSIRGAKGSGSQRLYSFKDILVLKIVKRLLDTGISLQNIRLAVDKLRDRGVNDIAEITLVSDGTTVYECRSADEVIDLLGGGQGVFGIAVPGIMKELTGTISSFPSERIVHEDENVVGIDELAARRRRKSS from the coding sequence GTGACCACAAACTCTTTCGATCACGACGACGCGATCGATCAACCAGTTCAGGAGTCCTTGTTCGATCTCGGCCCATCCGACGAGGTGGGCTACCGTGTCCCAATCGCCTGCCAAGTTGCCGGCATTACCTACCGCCAGCTTGACTACTGGGCTCGCACCGACTTGGTAAAGCCATCCATTCGTGGCGCAAAGGGTTCCGGCTCCCAGCGCCTCTACTCTTTTAAGGACATCCTCGTCCTGAAGATCGTTAAGCGCCTGCTAGATACCGGTATCTCGCTGCAGAACATCCGCCTTGCAGTGGACAAATTACGTGACCGCGGCGTCAATGACATTGCCGAGATCACCCTTGTTTCCGATGGCACCACCGTCTATGAGTGCCGCAGTGCCGACGAAGTTATCGACCTCCTCGGCGGAGGCCAGGGTGTGTTCGGTATTGCTGTTCCAGGCATCATGAAGGAACTTACTGGCACGATCTCTTCCTTCCCGTCGGAACGTATCGTCCACGAAGACGAGAATGTCGTCGGTATCGACGAGCTAGCGGCACGACGTCGTCGCAAGTCCTCGTAA